The Streptomyces seoulensis genome contains a region encoding:
- a CDS encoding ALF repeat-containing protein: MRSTRAALLLTTAALAPALLLTATPASAATPATTVPVTTASVTAGTPVDQMSDDDVRVAIFRILADPKSGKAVIREANRALDGTIEDQRAFLETGYRLAQAEDDRVAVARILADPKSSPALRAAASAVIDGTPEELRYFIEVGQYQVQ; this comes from the coding sequence ATGAGATCGACCCGCGCAGCACTGCTCCTCACGACCGCCGCCCTCGCCCCGGCCCTTCTGCTCACCGCCACCCCCGCGTCCGCCGCCACCCCGGCCACCACCGTCCCGGTCACCACCGCCTCGGTCACGGCGGGCACGCCGGTGGACCAGATGTCCGACGACGACGTCCGGGTGGCCATCTTCCGCATCCTCGCCGACCCGAAGAGTGGCAAGGCGGTGATCCGGGAGGCGAACAGGGCGCTCGACGGCACGATCGAGGACCAGCGGGCGTTCCTGGAGACCGGTTACCGCCTGGCCCAGGCCGAGGACGACCGGGTGGCGGTCGCCCGCATCCTGGCCGACCCGAAGTCCAGCCCCGCCCTCCGCGCGGCCGCCTCCGCGGTGATCGACGGCACGCCGGAGGAGCTGCGGTACTTCATCGAGGTCGGGCAGTACCAGGTCCAGTAG
- a CDS encoding cobalt-precorrin-6A reductase, whose translation MPAHVLILGGTTEARRLATALAARPGLRVTTSLAGRVRRPGAIDGEVRVGGFGGAAGLADWLRAHRVTALVDATHPFAERITANAAEAARLAGVPHVVLRRPGWDLDDDWHPVASLEEAAQAVPRLGQRVFLSTGRLGLAAFAGLTDTRFVVRSVEPPEPPLPPHCEVVLARGPFSLADELDLLRTHRIDVLVTKDSGGAATAPKLAAARSLSLPVVVVRRPELPSGTGALPDEEAVLGWLAGVIPLEDACAADTCP comes from the coding sequence ATGCCCGCGCACGTCCTGATCCTCGGCGGCACCACCGAGGCCCGCCGTCTCGCCACCGCCCTCGCCGCCCGCCCCGGCCTCCGGGTCACCACCTCGCTCGCGGGGCGCGTGCGCCGGCCGGGGGCGATCGACGGCGAGGTCCGCGTCGGTGGGTTCGGGGGCGCGGCCGGGCTGGCCGACTGGCTGCGCGCCCACCGGGTCACCGCGCTGGTGGACGCGACTCATCCCTTCGCGGAGCGGATCACGGCGAACGCGGCGGAGGCGGCACGGCTGGCCGGCGTCCCGCACGTGGTCCTGCGCCGCCCCGGCTGGGATCTGGACGACGACTGGCACCCGGTGGCCTCTCTGGAGGAGGCGGCGCAAGCCGTACCCCGCCTGGGACAACGGGTGTTCCTCAGCACGGGGCGGCTCGGGCTGGCCGCCTTCGCGGGCCTGACGGACACTCGGTTCGTGGTCCGCTCGGTGGAGCCGCCGGAGCCGCCGCTGCCCCCGCACTGCGAAGTGGTCCTGGCGAGAGGGCCGTTCAGCCTCGCCGACGAGTTGGACCTGCTGCGGACGCACCGCATCGACGTACTGGTGACGAAGGACAGCGGGGGAGCGGCGACGGCACCGAAACTGGCCGCCGCCCGCTCGCTCTCGTTGCCTGTGGTCGTCGTGCGCCGCCCTGAACTCCCCTCCGGCACAGGGGCGTTGCCGGATGAGGAAGCCGTACTGGGCTGGCTGGCCGGGGTCATTCCCCTCGAGGATGCCTGCGCAGCAGATACGTGTCCATGA
- a CDS encoding sulfite exporter TauE/SafE family protein, protein MNMMTLWHISGWEFAALALAALLVGFSKTAVSGANTVSLAVFAAVLPARASTGVLLPLLIAGDTFAVLTYRRHAHWPTLWRLFPAVAAGVVAGTLFLARVGDGGVRTSIGVILLMMTGITLWRRRQESAAEGSDVSTKAGRATAGAYGVTGGFTTMVANAGGPVMSMYLLSAGFRKMGFLGTSAFFFLIVNVAKIPFSAALGLIDGDSLLLDAALLVFVVPGGFLGKWAVHKINQRLFDRIVIVATLVGAVELLLT, encoded by the coding sequence ATGAACATGATGACGCTCTGGCACATATCCGGCTGGGAGTTCGCCGCCCTGGCCCTCGCCGCCCTCCTGGTCGGCTTCTCCAAGACCGCGGTCAGCGGGGCCAACACGGTCAGCCTCGCCGTCTTCGCGGCCGTCCTGCCCGCCCGCGCCTCCACCGGTGTCCTGCTGCCGCTCCTGATCGCGGGCGACACCTTCGCCGTCCTCACCTACCGGCGCCACGCCCACTGGCCCACCCTGTGGCGGCTGTTCCCCGCCGTCGCGGCCGGAGTGGTGGCGGGCACGCTGTTCCTCGCCCGCGTGGGCGACGGGGGAGTACGGACCTCCATCGGCGTGATCCTGCTGATGATGACCGGCATCACCCTCTGGCGGCGACGCCAGGAGAGCGCGGCGGAGGGCTCCGACGTCAGCACGAAGGCGGGCCGCGCGACGGCGGGCGCGTACGGCGTGACCGGCGGCTTCACCACCATGGTCGCCAACGCGGGCGGCCCGGTGATGTCGATGTACCTGCTCTCCGCGGGCTTCCGCAAGATGGGCTTCCTCGGCACCTCCGCCTTCTTCTTCCTCATCGTCAACGTGGCCAAGATCCCCTTCAGCGCGGCCCTCGGCCTGATCGACGGCGACTCGCTGCTGCTCGACGCGGCACTGCTCGTGTTCGTCGTCCCCGGCGGGTTCCTCGGCAAGTGGGCCGTCCACAAGATCAACCAGCGGCTCTTCGACCGCATCGTCATCGTGGCGACCCTCGTCGGGGCGGTCGAACTCCTGCTGACCTGA
- a CDS encoding Cof-type HAD-IIB family hydrolase: MSATPAPLLDVPGEPSGPADIRLVVTDMDGTLLDDDKRPPVTLRPLLAELRRRGVLFSPASGRQYATLAEEFADVAEGMVFIAENGTYVVRDGVELSSDPLEHAAAAELARTVRGLAARGVDAGAVVCGKRAAYVERTDEAFLAEVRKYYVEHRVVEDVTAVDDEIIKVAVYDFGSAEHGAAPALAPFAATHQVVVSGEHWVDVMNRTANKGAALRGLQRELGITPAQTMVFGDYLNDLEMLDAADWSFAMANAHPDVISRARHLAPSNNDQGVPRTVARILGIEL; the protein is encoded by the coding sequence ATGTCAGCGACGCCCGCGCCCCTCCTCGACGTCCCCGGCGAGCCCTCCGGCCCCGCCGACATCCGCCTGGTGGTGACCGACATGGACGGCACCCTGCTGGACGACGACAAGCGGCCGCCGGTCACCCTGCGGCCCCTGCTCGCCGAACTCCGGCGCCGGGGCGTGCTGTTCAGCCCCGCCAGCGGCCGCCAGTACGCGACGCTGGCCGAGGAGTTCGCCGACGTGGCCGAGGGCATGGTGTTCATCGCGGAGAACGGCACCTACGTGGTCCGCGACGGGGTGGAGCTCAGCTCCGACCCGCTGGAGCACGCGGCCGCCGCGGAGCTGGCCCGCACCGTACGGGGACTGGCCGCGCGGGGCGTGGACGCGGGCGCCGTGGTCTGCGGCAAGCGGGCCGCGTACGTGGAGCGGACCGACGAGGCGTTCCTCGCCGAGGTGCGCAAGTACTACGTCGAGCACCGCGTCGTCGAGGACGTGACCGCGGTGGACGACGAGATCATCAAGGTCGCGGTGTACGACTTCGGCTCAGCCGAGCACGGCGCCGCCCCCGCCCTGGCGCCCTTCGCCGCGACCCACCAGGTGGTGGTGTCCGGCGAGCACTGGGTGGACGTGATGAACCGCACCGCCAACAAGGGCGCCGCCCTGCGCGGCCTCCAGCGCGAACTGGGCATCACGCCGGCCCAGACCATGGTCTTCGGCGACTACCTCAACGACCTGGAGATGCTGGACGCCGCCGACTGGTCCTTCGCCATGGCCAACGCCCACCCGGACGTCATCAGCCGGGCCCGCCACCTCGCGCCGTCCAACAACGACCAGGGCGTGCCCCGGACGGTCGCGCGGATCCTCGGCATAGAGCTCTAG
- a CDS encoding SAM-dependent methyltransferase, protein MSDDGSATAGAARPDTSVAHNARVWNHWLGGKDNYEVDRRVGEHVAGMFPVIRAVARADRDFLVRAVRHLVAERGIRQFLDVGTGLPTVDNTHEIAQRLAPASKVVYVDNDPIVLAHARSLLTSSPEGVTDYVDADVRDPDAIVARAGKTLDLAEPVAVMMLGILNFVLDDEEARDVVRRIMAAVPSGSVLVLTHPTYDGDVGGEGNVAAMEFWNANATPPITARDRAGIAAFLDGLELVEPGLLPCSRWRPDVAEAAPLPQFGAVAVKP, encoded by the coding sequence TTGAGCGACGACGGCTCCGCTACGGCCGGGGCGGCACGGCCGGACACCTCCGTGGCGCACAACGCGCGGGTATGGAACCACTGGCTCGGCGGCAAGGACAACTACGAGGTCGACCGGCGCGTCGGTGAGCACGTCGCCGGGATGTTCCCGGTGATCCGGGCCGTGGCCCGTGCGGACCGGGACTTCCTGGTGCGGGCGGTGCGCCACCTCGTGGCCGAGCGCGGCATCCGGCAGTTCCTCGACGTGGGCACTGGCCTGCCGACCGTGGACAACACCCACGAGATCGCCCAGCGCCTGGCCCCCGCGTCGAAGGTCGTGTACGTCGACAACGACCCGATCGTCCTGGCCCACGCCCGCTCGCTGCTGACCAGTTCCCCCGAGGGCGTCACGGACTACGTCGACGCCGACGTCCGCGACCCGGACGCCATCGTGGCGCGCGCCGGTAAGACCCTGGACCTGGCCGAGCCGGTCGCGGTGATGATGCTGGGCATCCTCAACTTCGTCCTGGACGACGAAGAGGCGCGGGACGTCGTCCGGCGGATCATGGCCGCCGTCCCGTCCGGCAGCGTGCTGGTGCTCACCCACCCGACCTACGACGGCGACGTGGGCGGCGAGGGGAATGTGGCCGCGATGGAGTTCTGGAACGCCAACGCCACCCCGCCGATCACCGCCCGCGACCGCGCCGGGATCGCCGCCTTCCTCGACGGTCTGGAGCTGGTCGAACCGGGCCTCCTGCCGTGCTCGCGGTGGCGTCCGGACGTCGCGGAGGCCGCCCCCCTACCGCAGTTCGGTGCCGTCGCCGTGAAACCGTGA
- the cobF gene encoding precorrin-6A synthase (deacetylating) — protein MRKIQVIGIGAGDPDQLTLQAVKAMRGTDVFFLLDKGEVKSDLTRLRRDILDAHLPEGSYRVVAARDPERDRRAGGAAYSPAVEDWRAARAGIYERLIADEVAEDGTGAFLVWGDPSLYDSTLGILEEVLERGAVEFSYDVVPGISSVSALVARHRTGLNRVARPVQITTGRRLAEGFPEGVDDVVVMLDAHQVFREYAGDDIDIYWGAYIGTPDEILVSGPLAEAGPRIERVRAEARERKGWIMDTYLLRRHPRGE, from the coding sequence GTGCGAAAGATTCAGGTCATCGGTATCGGCGCGGGCGACCCCGATCAGCTCACGCTGCAGGCGGTCAAGGCGATGCGCGGCACGGACGTGTTCTTCCTGCTGGACAAGGGAGAGGTGAAGAGCGATCTGACGCGGCTGCGCCGGGACATCCTGGACGCGCATCTGCCCGAGGGTTCCTACCGGGTGGTGGCGGCGCGTGATCCGGAGCGGGACCGGCGGGCGGGCGGGGCTGCCTACTCCCCCGCCGTCGAGGACTGGCGTGCCGCCCGCGCGGGGATCTACGAGCGGCTCATCGCCGACGAGGTCGCCGAGGACGGCACGGGCGCGTTCCTGGTGTGGGGCGACCCCTCGCTGTACGACAGCACGCTGGGCATCCTCGAAGAGGTGCTGGAGCGGGGCGCGGTGGAGTTCTCGTACGACGTGGTGCCCGGCATCAGCAGCGTCTCCGCGCTGGTCGCCCGGCATCGTACGGGCCTGAACCGGGTGGCGCGGCCGGTGCAGATCACCACCGGGCGGCGGCTGGCGGAGGGGTTCCCGGAGGGGGTGGACGACGTGGTGGTGATGCTCGACGCCCACCAGGTGTTCCGGGAGTACGCCGGCGACGACATCGACATCTACTGGGGCGCGTACATAGGCACCCCGGACGAGATCCTGGTCTCCGGTCCGCTGGCGGAGGCCGGGCCGCGCATCGAGCGGGTGCGGGCGGAGGCGCGGGAGCGCAAAGGCTGGATCATGGACACGTATCTGCTGCGCAGGCATCCTCGAGGGGAATGA
- a CDS encoding NUDIX hydrolase family protein has product MTETTPGWLTTDELEMARARMPILYVEAVPVRVDDSGEVISIGLLLRIGPDGTVSRTLVSGRVLHHERVRDALLRHLEKDLGPVALPRVPASTQPFTVAEYFPTAGVTPYHDPRQHAVSLAYIVPVTGDCRPRQDALDLVWFTPQEAASAALHGEMPGGHGALLKQALAHVGIVS; this is encoded by the coding sequence ATGACCGAGACCACGCCCGGCTGGCTGACCACGGACGAGCTGGAGATGGCCAGGGCCCGGATGCCGATCCTGTACGTCGAGGCCGTGCCCGTGCGGGTGGACGACAGCGGCGAAGTCATCAGCATCGGGCTGCTGTTGCGCATCGGGCCGGACGGCACGGTCAGCCGCACGCTGGTCTCCGGCCGCGTCCTGCACCACGAGCGGGTCCGCGACGCGCTGCTGCGGCACCTGGAGAAGGACCTCGGGCCGGTCGCGCTGCCCCGGGTCCCGGCCTCCACCCAGCCGTTCACGGTCGCGGAGTACTTCCCCACCGCCGGTGTCACCCCGTACCACGACCCGCGCCAGCACGCGGTGTCGCTGGCATACATCGTGCCGGTGACCGGCGACTGCCGCCCACGGCAGGACGCGCTGGACCTCGTCTGGTTCACCCCGCAGGAAGCGGCCTCGGCGGCCCTGCACGGCGAGATGCCGGGCGGCCACGGCGCCCTGCTGAAGCAGGCGCTCGCGCACGTGGGCATCGTCTCCTAG
- a CDS encoding long-chain-fatty-acid--CoA ligase, with translation MATLSVAAILAENARRRPDRTALVEGDLRLTFAEAWRRSLAQAGALAALGVRPGDRVALMAPNTVEFPLAYFATVAVGGVVVPVHLLLSAPEVEHVLKDSGATLLLAHPAQEATARAAADPLGIRVVVLGEELEKLAVDAEPPHSYVTRAADDPAVVFYTSGTTGVPKGAVLSHFNIVMNATVNAFDANDIRPDDTVLGALPLFHAFGQTVSLNSTWRAGATLVLMPRFDAARAIEIMVREQVNTFHGVPTMFVSLAAVAADADALPELRLCVSGGASLPVAVLERFESAFGARIYEGYGLSETSPAATVNQPVFGTRAGTIGHPLWGVDAEIAHADVEDRVELLPPGELGEVVIRGHNVFSGYLGRPEATAEALVDGWFRTGDLGTKDEDGFLRIVDRKKDVIIRGGYNVYPREVEEVLARHPDVAQVAVIGLPDELHGEEVCAVVVPAPGTAPATAAIAEWSKEHLGKHKYPRRVEFTDTLPLGPSMKVLKRELRARYTAH, from the coding sequence ATGGCAACCCTGTCCGTCGCCGCCATCCTGGCCGAGAACGCCCGCCGCCGCCCCGACCGGACGGCCCTGGTCGAGGGCGACCTGCGCCTCACCTTCGCCGAAGCCTGGCGGCGCTCCCTCGCCCAGGCCGGCGCGCTGGCCGCCCTCGGCGTACGGCCGGGGGACCGGGTCGCCCTGATGGCCCCCAACACCGTGGAGTTCCCCCTCGCCTACTTCGCGACCGTGGCCGTGGGCGGTGTCGTGGTCCCCGTCCACCTGCTGCTCTCCGCACCGGAGGTCGAGCACGTACTGAAGGACAGCGGCGCCACCCTCCTGCTCGCCCACCCCGCCCAGGAGGCCACCGCCCGCGCCGCCGCCGACCCCCTCGGCATCCGGGTGGTCGTCCTCGGGGAGGAGCTGGAGAAGCTCGCGGTGGACGCCGAGCCGCCGCACTCGTACGTCACCCGGGCCGCCGACGACCCGGCCGTCGTCTTCTACACGAGCGGCACCACCGGCGTCCCGAAGGGCGCCGTGCTCAGCCACTTCAACATCGTGATGAACGCGACCGTCAACGCCTTCGACGCCAACGACATCCGCCCCGACGACACCGTCCTCGGCGCCCTCCCGCTCTTCCACGCCTTCGGGCAGACGGTCTCCCTCAACTCCACCTGGCGCGCGGGCGCGACGCTCGTCCTGATGCCCCGCTTCGACGCCGCCCGCGCCATCGAGATCATGGTCCGGGAGCAGGTCAACACCTTCCACGGCGTCCCCACCATGTTCGTCTCCCTCGCCGCCGTCGCGGCCGACGCCGACGCCCTGCCCGAGCTGCGGCTGTGCGTCTCCGGCGGCGCCTCGCTGCCGGTGGCCGTGCTGGAACGCTTCGAGTCGGCGTTCGGCGCGCGGATCTACGAGGGCTACGGCCTCTCGGAGACCTCCCCGGCCGCCACCGTCAACCAGCCCGTCTTCGGCACCCGCGCCGGCACCATCGGCCACCCGCTGTGGGGCGTGGACGCCGAGATCGCCCACGCGGACGTCGAGGACCGCGTCGAACTCCTCCCGCCCGGCGAGCTGGGCGAGGTCGTCATCCGGGGCCACAACGTCTTCTCCGGCTACCTCGGCCGCCCGGAGGCCACCGCCGAGGCGCTGGTCGACGGCTGGTTCCGCACCGGCGACCTCGGCACCAAGGACGAGGACGGGTTCCTGCGGATCGTCGACCGCAAGAAGGACGTCATCATCCGCGGCGGCTACAACGTCTACCCCCGCGAGGTCGAGGAGGTCCTCGCCCGGCACCCGGACGTCGCCCAGGTCGCCGTCATCGGTCTGCCCGACGAGCTGCACGGCGAGGAGGTCTGCGCGGTCGTCGTCCCCGCGCCGGGCACCGCCCCCGCCACCGCCGCGATCGCCGAGTGGTCCAAGGAACACCTCGGCAAGCACAAGTACCCGCGCCGCGTGGAGTTCACGGACACGCTGCCGCTCGGCCCCAGCATGAAGGTGCTCAAGCGCGAACTGCGCGCCCGGTATACCGCCCACTGA
- a CDS encoding alpha/beta hydrolase, which yields MTAVREHTRQGVHGALHIRAWPHPAPRYLALLVHGYGEHAGRYDEVAGVLTGHGAAVYAPDHLGHGRSSGERARIDDFEDVVTDVHTAADLARAGHPGLPLVLVGHSMGGLIAARYAQRYGSELSALVLSGPVIGEWALPGQLLASDEIPDTPVSPAALSRDPAVGAAYLADPLVWHGPMKRPTLLAFERGLAAVAEGGDTGTLPLLWLHGDDDRLVPLPGSRTGVERLGAGRATERIFAGARHEVFHETDRAKVFEELTGFLDAVLG from the coding sequence ATGACCGCCGTACGCGAACACACCCGCCAAGGCGTCCACGGAGCCCTGCACATCCGCGCCTGGCCGCACCCCGCGCCCCGGTATCTCGCCCTGCTGGTGCACGGGTACGGCGAGCACGCGGGCCGGTACGACGAGGTCGCCGGGGTGCTCACCGGGCACGGCGCGGCGGTGTACGCGCCCGACCACCTCGGGCACGGCAGGTCGTCCGGCGAACGGGCGCGGATCGACGACTTCGAGGACGTGGTCACCGACGTCCACACGGCGGCGGACCTGGCCCGCGCCGGGCATCCCGGTCTGCCCCTGGTGCTGGTGGGCCACTCCATGGGCGGCCTGATCGCGGCCCGGTACGCCCAGCGGTACGGGTCGGAACTGAGCGCGCTGGTGCTGTCGGGGCCGGTGATCGGCGAGTGGGCGCTGCCCGGCCAGTTGCTCGCATCGGACGAGATCCCGGACACGCCGGTCAGCCCGGCCGCGCTCTCCCGCGACCCGGCCGTGGGCGCGGCCTACCTCGCCGACCCGCTGGTCTGGCACGGCCCGATGAAGCGGCCGACGCTGCTGGCCTTCGAACGCGGGCTCGCGGCCGTGGCCGAGGGCGGCGACACCGGGACCCTGCCGCTGCTGTGGCTGCACGGCGACGACGACCGGCTGGTCCCGCTGCCGGGCAGCCGGACCGGGGTGGAACGGCTCGGCGCGGGCCGGGCCACCGAACGGATCTTCGCCGGGGCCCGGCACGAGGTCTTCCACGAGACCGACCGCGCGAAGGTCTTCGAGGAGCTGACGGGGTTCCTGGACGCGGTGCTCGGCTAG
- a CDS encoding universal stress protein, whose amino-acid sequence MDEPIVVGVDGSASSLGAVDWGAEEAALRGAPLRLVYASLWERYEGELVAQELNRPVEEVMARDVVGTAEARARQRRPGLEVTTDVLPGEPEYALVRESRTARAVVVGSRGRSGVTEALLGSVSLTVAGHAHCPVFVLRDGPGTEEAGSTPRIVLAVGDKPGDAAAARFAAEEAELRGLPLEAVRAWRRPSGVFTGHDPHGGDPEETALEAVAEALRDVPEGVATIGRTPEGHSRDALLEAARGATLLVVGAQHRHGGLGLQLGRVAHGVLHRAPCPVAVVPEQA is encoded by the coding sequence ATGGACGAGCCGATCGTGGTCGGCGTGGACGGTTCCGCGTCCAGCCTGGGCGCCGTGGACTGGGGCGCGGAGGAGGCGGCCCTGCGCGGGGCGCCGCTGCGCCTGGTGTACGCCTCGCTCTGGGAACGCTACGAGGGCGAGCTGGTCGCCCAGGAGCTGAACCGTCCCGTCGAGGAGGTCATGGCCAGGGACGTGGTCGGCACCGCGGAGGCACGGGCCCGCCAGCGGCGTCCCGGTCTGGAGGTGACCACGGATGTGCTGCCCGGCGAACCGGAGTACGCGCTCGTCCGGGAGAGCCGTACCGCCCGCGCGGTGGTGGTCGGCAGCCGGGGCCGTAGCGGGGTCACCGAGGCGCTGCTCGGTTCGGTGAGCCTGACGGTCGCCGGGCACGCGCACTGTCCGGTGTTCGTGCTGCGCGACGGTCCCGGCACGGAGGAGGCGGGGAGCACCCCGCGGATCGTACTGGCGGTCGGCGACAAGCCCGGCGACGCGGCCGCCGCCCGGTTCGCGGCCGAGGAGGCCGAGCTGCGCGGGCTGCCCCTGGAGGCGGTACGCGCCTGGCGGCGTCCCTCGGGCGTCTTCACCGGCCACGACCCGCACGGCGGCGACCCGGAGGAGACGGCGCTGGAAGCGGTGGCCGAAGCCCTGCGGGACGTACCGGAAGGGGTGGCGACGATCGGCCGGACGCCGGAGGGCCACAGCCGGGACGCCCTCCTCGAAGCGGCGCGGGGCGCCACCCTCCTCGTGGTGGGCGCCCAGCACCGGCACGGCGGCCTCGGCCTCCAGCTCGGCCGGGTGGCCCACGGCGTGCTCCACCGCGCGCCCTGCCCGGTCGCGGTGGTCCCGGAACAGGCGTGA
- a CDS encoding universal stress protein, with protein MPRTVTAGLDGSAESRAAAEWAAREARLRGLPLRLVQAWEPLPDPLAQAPLLGAEAEQDWIERAPRESAEGLRLRHPGLEVITEQHTGDPVDVLCEAAGTSELLALGSRGLSGLHGFIVGSVGMAVAGHAGCPVVLVRAGEQAADEHLADPAGIPSAATPFRPVVLGLDITAPHAALLEFACRTAALRGAPLRVVYAWVPQPPPPYDTPGYSYEAEAPPVAEAALEPRNAFMLARALEPWRKRFPDVDMAETAVEGSAGSVLVDASRDACLVVVGRRVRKGRFGAHLGHVAHAVLHHAAGPVAVVPHD; from the coding sequence ATGCCCCGAACCGTGACCGCGGGCCTGGACGGCTCCGCCGAGAGCCGGGCCGCCGCCGAATGGGCGGCGCGCGAGGCACGGCTGCGCGGGCTGCCGCTGCGGCTCGTCCAGGCGTGGGAGCCGCTGCCCGACCCGCTGGCGCAGGCTCCGCTGCTCGGGGCCGAGGCCGAGCAGGACTGGATCGAGCGGGCGCCGCGCGAGAGCGCGGAGGGGCTGCGGCTGCGCCATCCCGGCCTGGAGGTGATCACCGAGCAGCACACCGGCGACCCGGTGGACGTGCTGTGCGAGGCCGCCGGGACGTCCGAACTGCTGGCGCTCGGCTCGCGCGGCCTGAGCGGGCTCCACGGGTTCATCGTGGGCTCGGTCGGCATGGCGGTCGCCGGGCACGCGGGGTGCCCGGTGGTGCTGGTGCGGGCGGGTGAGCAGGCCGCCGACGAGCACCTGGCGGACCCGGCGGGCATCCCGTCGGCCGCGACGCCGTTCCGGCCGGTCGTCCTCGGCCTGGACATCACCGCGCCGCACGCGGCCCTGCTGGAGTTCGCGTGTCGCACCGCCGCGCTGCGCGGCGCTCCGCTGCGGGTGGTGTACGCCTGGGTACCCCAGCCGCCGCCCCCGTACGACACTCCCGGCTACTCCTACGAGGCGGAGGCGCCCCCGGTCGCCGAGGCCGCGCTCGAACCACGGAACGCGTTCATGCTCGCCAGGGCGCTGGAGCCCTGGCGGAAGCGGTTCCCGGACGTCGACATGGCCGAGACGGCCGTCGAGGGCAGTGCCGGGTCGGTCCTGGTGGACGCCTCGCGCGACGCCTGCCTGGTCGTGGTGGGCCGCCGGGTGCGCAAGGGCCGGTTCGGCGCCCACCTCGGGCATGTCGCGCACGCCGTGCTGCACCACGCCGCCGGTCCCGTCGCCGTCGTCCCGCACGACTGA
- a CDS encoding thiolase family protein, translating into MRPVHFAAARRTPIGKLRGALSSVRPDDLAAAVVRDLVSGVPALDPARVDDVYWGAANQAGEDNRNIARMAALLAGLPDTVPGATVNRLCASGLEAVTTAARTIAAGEADIVIAGGSESMSRAPFVLPRPDEALPHRMETYDTRLGWRLTNPAMKDLHGVLAMGETAEEVARRYGISRERQDEFALRSHQLAATARKNGHFDAELLPVERPDGITVDRDECVREDTSLEKLARLKPVFRGDGTVTAGNASPMNDGAAGLLLVSEDALEELGLESLGRYVAGASAGVHPDVMGIGPVPATRKALARVGWSIDDLQEAEFNEAFAAQALASVDELGIDPALVNPTGGAIALGHPLGCSGARILTTLLHRMRRTGAGRGLATMCVGVGQGSAVLVERP; encoded by the coding sequence TTGCGTCCCGTCCACTTCGCGGCCGCCCGCCGCACCCCGATCGGCAAGCTGCGCGGGGCCCTTTCCTCCGTGCGGCCCGACGACCTCGCCGCAGCCGTCGTCCGCGACCTGGTGAGCGGCGTGCCCGCCCTCGACCCGGCCCGCGTCGACGACGTGTACTGGGGCGCCGCCAACCAGGCGGGCGAGGACAACCGCAACATCGCCCGCATGGCCGCACTGCTCGCCGGCCTCCCCGACACCGTGCCCGGTGCCACCGTCAACCGGCTCTGTGCCTCCGGCCTCGAAGCGGTCACCACCGCCGCCCGGACCATCGCCGCCGGTGAGGCGGACATCGTGATCGCGGGCGGCTCCGAGTCCATGAGCCGCGCCCCCTTCGTGCTGCCCCGCCCCGACGAGGCCCTCCCGCACCGCATGGAGACCTACGACACCCGCCTCGGCTGGCGCCTCACCAACCCGGCGATGAAGGACCTGCACGGCGTACTGGCCATGGGCGAGACCGCCGAGGAGGTCGCCCGGCGCTACGGCATCTCCCGTGAGCGCCAGGACGAGTTCGCCCTGCGCAGCCACCAACTCGCGGCCACCGCACGGAAGAACGGCCACTTCGACGCCGAACTCCTGCCCGTGGAGCGCCCGGACGGCATCACCGTCGACCGCGACGAGTGCGTACGCGAGGACACCTCCCTGGAGAAACTCGCCCGCCTCAAGCCGGTGTTCCGGGGCGACGGCACGGTCACCGCGGGCAACGCCTCACCCATGAACGACGGCGCCGCCGGACTCCTCCTGGTCAGCGAGGACGCGCTGGAGGAGCTGGGCCTCGAATCCCTCGGCCGGTACGTCGCCGGAGCCTCGGCGGGCGTCCACCCCGACGTGATGGGCATCGGCCCGGTCCCCGCCACCCGCAAGGCGCTCGCCCGCGTCGGCTGGAGCATCGACGATCTCCAGGAGGCCGAGTTCAACGAGGCGTTCGCCGCCCAGGCCCTCGCCTCCGTCGACGAACTGGGCATCGACCCCGCCCTGGTGAACCCCACCGGCGGCGCCATCGCCCTCGGCCACCCCCTCGGCTGCTCCGGCGCCCGCATCCTCACCACCCTGCTCCACCGCATGCGCCGCACCGGCGCCGGACGCGGCCTCGCCACCATGTGCGTCGGGGTCGGGCAGGGCAGCGCGGTCCTGGTGGAGCGCCCCTGA